The segment ATCCAGCATGTTCCGGGGAAGTTCTTGGCTGCCTTCCGGCCCGAAGCCGCCACTCGCAACGAACACAACCTGATCGGCATGCTGCACGACGGTCAGCGCATCCTGGTTCGACAAATCGCCGGGATCCTCGCTAGGCGCATCGTCTGCAGTGTGAAACCGGGTGACACGCTTTATCCCGGCCAACGGCTTGGCATGGTCAAGTTCGGTTCCCGCGTCGAGGTCTTCCTGCCTCAGGATGTGCAGCCAACTGTCGCGGTCGGTGACCAGGTGCGCGGCGGCTCAACCATTATCGCACGCAGGTCGAGTTGATGGCCGATCTCTCTCAAGCCACAGCCTGGAAGCCTCGATTGGCCAATCTGATCACCTTCACGACGCTTGCGATGGCGATCGCCTCGATAGCGCTCTCAATCGAAGGGGCCTACCGGTTGGCGTGTGCGTTGATCCTGACTGGCTACTTGCTTGATGGAGTGGATGGCGAAGTAGCGCGACGCATGGGCGGCATTTCCGACTTCGGTACGCAACTCGATTCACTGGTCGATCTGGTTCATTTCGGAGTGGCCATTACCGTGCTGATCAGCCAGCACCTGCGTAATGGTCCGGTGGGGGGTTGGCCGATCTGGGTATTCCTGGTGGGCTACGTGATCGCTGCTTGTTTTCGACTGGCCCGCTTTAACCTCGCTGACGGAAACAACAAGCAGGTCACCACCGGCCTCACGATTTCGACTGGTGGCGCCTATCTGACTCTGACGGTGCTGGCGAACCTTGGATTCGGCCAGCCATTCGTTTCCGATTGGATCTTCCTCCCCTTGCTGCTGATCGTCTCGCTGCTGATGGTGAGTCGCATCCCCTTCCCGGACTTGAAAGGCCTGCTGCACTATCGAGTCCCGGTGCTGGCCACTTTCGGCGCGGGCGCGCTCGTTTCCCTTTGGCTTTCCTGGGAATTCGGACTTTTTGCTATGTGGACCGTCTACGTCTTGTTTGGAACGATCCGAGCGGGAATCCGGGCCTTCGATTGAACCCCAACCTCCAACGCGCCCAAGGCCGGTTTCTGGCCGAATACGCGAATTTGTTGGCTCGCACCGTCCGGCTCTCAATCTACGGCGAGCACGCGAGACTCGAACTCGCGACCTTCCCGACAGGGAAGTCGGGACGTTCTAACTGTTCCTGGATTCGCGAGATTCTTCGATGAGTTTCACCAGCTGATTCCGGCTCCATTTCTTGATCTGCTTTTCCCGTCTCATTGC is part of the Candidatus Neomarinimicrobiota bacterium genome and harbors:
- a CDS encoding CDP-alcohol phosphatidyltransferase family protein yields the protein MADLSQATAWKPRLANLITFTTLAMAIASIALSIEGAYRLACALILTGYLLDGVDGEVARRMGGISDFGTQLDSLVDLVHFGVAITVLISQHLRNGPVGGWPIWVFLVGYVIAACFRLARFNLADGNNKQVTTGLTISTGGAYLTLTVLANLGFGQPFVSDWIFLPLLLIVSLLMVSRIPFPDLKGLLHYRVPVLATFGAGALVSLWLSWEFGLFAMWTVYVLFGTIRAGIRAFD